A genome region from Pseudanabaena sp. Chao 1811 includes the following:
- a CDS encoding elongation factor G, translated as MNGKQTLSTRNIALVGAYLSGKTTLLESFLFVTGAVSRKGKVTDKNTVGDSAVEARDRSMSVEVNCASTEYEGIRFNFLDCPGSVEFLQETYHALMGVDMAIVVCEPNSDRVNTLAPLLKFLDDWEIPHVIFVNKMDRAGSGEVAHAQAFRTLMQSLRTVSNRPLVAQQYPISTGSDLTGFIDLVTEQGYQYRPNSAPQAIALSDELASQEKVEREEMLEAIANFDDHLLEELLEEINPPQEEVIEDIQKELSADQIVPVFFGVADQDYGVRPLLKALLNEAPQPEATIAHRPQLANANQSADATVAQVLKTYYTLQGGKLSLIRLWLGKLTDGTVLNGMRIGSLYRLTGGQQQPISEAEAGDIVAIARMEGVKTGDTLTNAQTSIETLAIAPSLESVFAWAIAPEKRNDEVKLSSVLNKLCEEDPALRWEQHNETHEVVLWGQGEIHLQVALDRMRRKYNLPMTKNIPQVLYKETIRKATNSHGRYKHQSGGHGQFGDVYLNIQPLTRGEGFKFTETIVGGVVPKQYIPGVETGVREYLTKGALGFPVVDIVVTLTNGSYHSVDSSEQAFKQAARLAMQEGIPQCEPVLLEPINLVEISIPNEYTSSILRLVSGRRGQILGYEAKDGWQRWDNVSAYIPEVEMQSLILELRSLTMGVGFFSKTFDRLQEVPEKLTNQVISSVRET; from the coding sequence ATGAATGGTAAGCAAACTCTGAGTACTCGCAACATCGCTCTAGTTGGGGCTTATCTGAGTGGGAAAACCACACTTTTAGAAAGTTTTTTATTTGTTACAGGCGCAGTCTCACGTAAGGGAAAGGTAACTGATAAAAATACGGTGGGTGATAGTGCGGTCGAAGCTCGCGATCGCTCTATGAGCGTGGAAGTTAATTGTGCCAGTACCGAATATGAAGGAATTCGCTTTAACTTTCTCGATTGTCCGGGTTCAGTGGAATTTCTGCAAGAGACCTATCATGCTCTAATGGGTGTAGATATGGCGATTGTGGTCTGTGAACCGAATAGCGATCGCGTGAATACCCTCGCGCCCTTACTCAAGTTTTTGGACGATTGGGAAATTCCCCATGTCATTTTTGTGAACAAGATGGATCGCGCTGGCTCTGGCGAAGTTGCCCATGCCCAAGCTTTCCGTACCCTCATGCAATCTCTGAGAACAGTCTCAAATCGTCCGCTAGTCGCGCAGCAATATCCTATCAGCACAGGCTCAGACTTAACAGGCTTTATCGATCTCGTCACCGAGCAAGGCTATCAATATCGTCCTAACTCTGCTCCACAGGCGATCGCTTTATCCGATGAGCTAGCCTCACAGGAAAAAGTGGAACGGGAGGAAATGCTGGAAGCGATCGCTAATTTTGATGATCATCTTCTAGAGGAACTGCTAGAGGAAATTAATCCACCTCAAGAGGAAGTCATCGAAGACATCCAAAAGGAATTGAGCGCTGACCAAATTGTACCTGTCTTCTTTGGAGTTGCCGACCAAGACTATGGTGTGCGTCCCTTGCTCAAGGCGCTACTCAATGAAGCCCCTCAACCTGAAGCCACCATTGCCCATCGTCCACAATTGGCAAATGCGAACCAGTCAGCCGATGCAACCGTTGCTCAAGTTCTCAAAACCTATTACACCCTCCAAGGCGGTAAACTCTCGCTAATACGGTTATGGCTAGGCAAACTCACCGATGGTACTGTGCTGAATGGTATGCGGATTGGCAGTTTATATCGGCTCACGGGTGGACAGCAACAACCGATCTCTGAGGCAGAGGCAGGGGATATTGTAGCGATCGCCAGAATGGAAGGCGTTAAAACAGGTGACACCTTAACCAATGCCCAAACTAGTATTGAAACCTTAGCGATCGCGCCATCCTTAGAGTCAGTATTTGCTTGGGCGATCGCGCCTGAAAAACGTAACGATGAAGTTAAACTCAGTAGCGTTCTCAATAAACTCTGTGAAGAAGACCCTGCGCTACGCTGGGAGCAGCACAATGAAACCCATGAAGTCGTGTTATGGGGACAGGGTGAAATCCATTTGCAAGTAGCACTAGATCGGATGCGCCGTAAGTACAATCTGCCGATGACTAAAAATATTCCACAGGTTCTCTACAAAGAAACGATTCGTAAAGCCACCAATTCTCACGGACGCTATAAGCACCAATCAGGTGGACATGGACAGTTTGGCGATGTCTATTTGAACATTCAACCTCTGACTCGTGGCGAAGGCTTCAAGTTTACCGAAACCATTGTGGGCGGCGTTGTGCCAAAGCAATATATTCCGGGGGTAGAGACGGGTGTGCGCGAATATTTGACTAAAGGAGCCTTAGGATTTCCTGTAGTCGATATAGTCGTCACCCTCACCAATGGTTCCTATCATTCCGTTGATAGTTCTGAACAGGCGTTTAAACAGGCAGCAAGACTAGCGATGCAGGAAGGCATTCCCCAATGCGAACCAGTTTTACTAGAACCGATCAATCTAGTGGAAATTTCGATTCCCAATGAATATACCTCCAGCATTTTGCGCTTGGTCAGTGGTAGACGCGGACAGATTCTCGGCTACGAAGCAAAAGATGGCTGGCAGCGCTGGGATAACGTCTCGGCATATATTCCTGAAGTAGAGATGCAAAGTTTAATCTTAGAACTGCGATCGCTAACGATGGGTGTAGGCTTTTTCAGTAAAACCTTTGATCGCTTGCAAGAAGTTCCTGAGAAGCTAACCAACCAAGTTATTTCATCAGTTCGAGAAACTTAA
- the hypA gene encoding hydrogenase maturation nickel metallochaperone HypA produces MHEVSIIQSMLDLAFDRAESQGANQIHQLNLRVGAISGVVPEALQFAFDSCTEGTIASDAKLEIEWVKAICYCPQCHAEFTPYDWVYVCPRCERLTHEIRQGRELQLISLEVS; encoded by the coding sequence ATGCACGAAGTTAGTATCATCCAATCAATGCTAGATCTTGCTTTCGATCGAGCTGAATCCCAAGGCGCAAACCAAATCCATCAGCTAAATTTGCGGGTAGGTGCGATTTCAGGTGTTGTACCTGAAGCGCTGCAATTTGCCTTTGATTCCTGCACAGAAGGAACAATCGCCTCAGATGCTAAATTAGAGATAGAATGGGTAAAGGCGATCTGTTACTGTCCACAATGCCATGCAGAATTTACTCCCTATGATTGGGTTTATGTTTGTCCGCGCTGCGAAAGGCTGACCCATGAAATTCGTCAAGGTCGAGAATTGCAATTAATCTCCTTAGAGGTTTCCTGA
- the hypB gene encoding hydrogenase nickel incorporation protein HypB, whose amino-acid sequence MCQDCGCSDIPEGMVKIHAHAHSLDRDHPHPHDHEHPHDHHHEHITLDSDRRTIAISQSILSQNDRLAERNRGYFMAKGISVLNVLSSPGAGKTALLERTMSELRDRLKSAIIVGDLATDNDAQRLRRSGAEVIQITTGSVCHLEAEMIAKALQQMHLDGVQLLAIENVGNLVCPAAYDLGENLRVVVFSVTEGEDKPLKYPVMFKTADIVLISKIDLAEVVEFNRDLALHNIHQIAPQAKILEVSAKTGLGMQDWCQFIEQSLQKSLAV is encoded by the coding sequence ATGTGTCAAGATTGCGGCTGTAGTGATATTCCCGAAGGCATGGTCAAGATTCATGCCCACGCTCATTCGCTCGATCGCGATCATCCCCACCCCCACGATCATGAGCATCCCCATGACCATCATCACGAACATATCACTTTAGATAGCGATCGCCGCACGATTGCCATTAGCCAATCAATTCTGTCGCAAAACGATCGCCTTGCGGAGCGAAATCGTGGCTACTTCATGGCAAAGGGCATCAGTGTTTTGAATGTCCTGTCTTCCCCAGGGGCAGGCAAAACGGCGCTATTAGAACGCACAATGTCGGAATTACGCGATCGCCTCAAATCAGCGATCATTGTGGGCGATTTGGCAACAGATAATGATGCTCAAAGATTAAGGCGATCAGGTGCAGAAGTCATTCAAATTACTACAGGTTCAGTCTGTCATCTAGAAGCAGAAATGATTGCTAAAGCTTTGCAGCAAATGCACCTTGATGGTGTGCAATTATTAGCGATCGAGAATGTTGGCAATCTTGTCTGTCCTGCAGCTTACGACCTCGGAGAGAATTTGCGTGTGGTGGTATTTTCTGTCACCGAAGGCGAAGATAAGCCTCTCAAATATCCCGTGATGTTCAAGACTGCGGATATTGTTCTAATCAGTAAAATCGATCTCGCGGAAGTTGTGGAGTTTAATCGTGATCTAGCTTTGCACAACATTCACCAAATTGCACCACAGGCTAAGATTTTAGAGGTTTCAGCGAAAACAGGACTAGGTATGCAAGATTGGTGTCAATTTATTGAGCAATCATTACAAAAATCTCTTGCTGTATAA
- a CDS encoding element excision factor XisH family protein, giving the protein MAKDLFHQAVKQALIKDGWIITNDPLTIRIDRVKLEIDLGAEKVFAAEKDGQKIAVEVKSFINPSNISDFHNALGQFLSYRLALQMTEPDRMIYLAVPIDVFDTFFQERFTQAAISQYDLKIIAYEPNTEEIIQWKN; this is encoded by the coding sequence ATGGCTAAAGACTTGTTCCATCAAGCCGTTAAACAAGCTCTTATCAAAGATGGATGGATAATTACCAACGATCCATTAACTATTCGCATTGATCGTGTGAAATTAGAGATAGATCTTGGAGCAGAAAAGGTATTTGCAGCGGAAAAAGATGGACAAAAAATAGCCGTGGAAGTTAAGAGCTTTATCAATCCATCTAATATTAGTGATTTTCATAATGCTTTAGGTCAGTTTCTCAGTTATCGTCTTGCTTTACAAATGACAGAGCCAGATCGGATGATTTATTTGGCTGTTCCTATCGATGTTTTCGATACCTTTTTTCAAGAACGTTTTACTCAAGCTGCGATTTCACAATATGACCTAAAAATTATAGCCTACGAGCCAAATACAGAGGAGATAATTCAATGGAAAAACTAG
- a CDS encoding XisI protein has product MEKLAKYRQIVRELLISHATTNEPNIECQLIFDTEHDHYQILDLGWQGLNRVYACYIHLDIKDGKIWIQHNMTEADLGQELVEKGVPASDIVLGLHPPYKRPYTNYGVA; this is encoded by the coding sequence ATGGAAAAACTAGCAAAATATCGCCAAATTGTGCGTGAATTACTAATCTCTCATGCCACCACTAACGAGCCAAACATCGAATGTCAACTCATTTTTGATACAGAACACGATCACTATCAAATTCTCGATCTTGGTTGGCAGGGTCTAAATCGTGTTTATGCCTGTTATATCCATTTAGACATTAAAGACGGAAAAATCTGGATTCAGCACAATATGACGGAAGCCGATCTGGGTCAAGAACTAGTCGAAAAAGGAGTGCCAGCATCAGACATTGTTTTAGGTTTGCATCCACCTTATAAACGTCCTTATACCAATTATGGCGTTGCCTAA
- the hypF gene encoding carbamoyltransferase HypF encodes MRSNNGYLQCLNLHISGSVQGIGFRPFVYRLAKELELKGWVNNNAQGVAIAVEGDQQQLDLFVERLQSEKPARSQIQQITQEWCEPVHYQDFEIHESTDDASIKTAVILPDLATCDDCLRDIFNPKNRRYRYPFTNCTNCGTRYSIIKAVPYDRHNTTMHRFQMCNHCQAEYDQPLDRRFHAQPNACPKCGPHLEIWDRDGQVLGIGEQAFLTTVQAIREGKILAIKGLGGFQLVVDADNAEAIAKLRSRKHRPHKPFALMYPNLESIHQDCQVSTLEAQLLKSTEAPIVLLQKVNKRLKPLVSDNDYIGVMLPYTPLHHLLMTELQSPIVATSGNLSDEPICIDNQEAIASLGNIADLFLVHNRDIAQPVDDSVVRVIGDRPVILRRARGYAPSPINMSAPLAPQYWGETEYKKSPSIGRFRGLKILALGGHLKNTIALSINNSIILSQHIGDLETTKAFEHFQRIIKRLSEIYEFQPEAIACDAHPDYLSSQYARQLSQSLQIPLVPVQHHYAHALACMVDNQIVAPVLGIAWDGTGYGTDGTIWGGEFLKITDSEFARIAHLQPFPLLGGDKAAKEPRRVALGMLWEIFGDRLWDLQLPTLQSFTNAELRILKTLLTKPQHLPKTSSIGRLFDAVASLLDIYQITSFEGQAAIALEQICDTTIDDFYGMDVKNDGEIDWTNLMQSILEDIQNQTAIATITTKFHNSLVAVIVAIAKQIEIEKVMLTGGCFQNRYLTERAIKKLTQAGFQVYYHQNIPPNDGGIAAGQIMAALREIYY; translated from the coding sequence ATGAGATCTAATAACGGTTATTTGCAATGTTTAAATTTGCATATATCTGGCTCAGTACAAGGTATTGGATTTCGTCCTTTTGTCTATCGCCTTGCGAAGGAATTAGAGCTTAAAGGCTGGGTGAATAATAATGCTCAGGGTGTAGCGATCGCAGTTGAAGGCGATCAACAACAACTAGATTTATTTGTTGAACGATTGCAATCAGAAAAACCTGCGCGATCGCAAATTCAGCAAATTACTCAGGAATGGTGCGAACCTGTTCATTATCAGGATTTTGAGATTCATGAATCTACAGATGATGCATCCATCAAAACCGCAGTAATTCTGCCAGATCTGGCAACCTGTGATGATTGTTTACGAGATATATTTAACCCGAAAAATCGGCGATATCGCTATCCATTTACCAACTGTACTAACTGCGGAACTCGCTACAGCATTATCAAAGCCGTGCCATATGATCGCCACAATACGACGATGCACAGGTTCCAAATGTGCAACCATTGCCAAGCTGAATACGATCAGCCTCTAGATCGGCGCTTCCATGCTCAGCCAAATGCTTGTCCGAAGTGTGGACCTCATTTAGAGATTTGGGATCGTGATGGTCAAGTCTTAGGCATCGGTGAGCAGGCTTTCTTAACAACTGTCCAAGCAATTAGAGAGGGCAAAATTTTAGCAATTAAAGGTTTGGGTGGATTTCAGTTGGTGGTGGATGCAGATAATGCAGAGGCGATCGCCAAACTGCGATCGCGCAAACATCGTCCCCATAAACCTTTCGCTCTGATGTATCCCAATTTGGAAAGTATTCACCAAGATTGCCAAGTATCAACACTAGAAGCACAGTTATTAAAGTCAACTGAAGCACCTATCGTGCTTTTACAGAAAGTGAACAAGAGGCTTAAGCCCCTTGTTTCTGACAATGACTATATCGGGGTGATGCTGCCCTATACACCGCTTCATCATTTGTTAATGACAGAATTGCAATCCCCCATTGTGGCAACAAGTGGCAACCTTTCCGATGAGCCAATTTGTATTGATAATCAAGAGGCGATCGCTAGTTTAGGAAATATTGCGGATTTATTTTTAGTTCATAATCGCGATATTGCTCAGCCTGTGGATGATTCAGTGGTGAGGGTGATTGGCGATCGCCCTGTGATTTTGCGGAGAGCGAGAGGTTATGCACCCTCACCCATCAATATGTCAGCCCCCCTAGCCCCCCAATACTGGGGGGAAACAGAATATAAAAAGTCCCCCAGTATTGGGAGATTTAGGGGGCTGAAAATCCTCGCTTTAGGCGGACACCTCAAAAACACGATCGCCTTATCTATCAACAACTCAATTATTCTTAGTCAACATATTGGCGATTTGGAGACGACGAAGGCTTTTGAGCATTTCCAGAGGATTATTAAACGGTTGAGTGAGATTTATGAATTTCAACCTGAGGCGATCGCCTGTGATGCCCATCCCGATTATCTCTCTAGCCAATATGCGCGGCAGTTATCCCAATCTTTGCAGATTCCCTTAGTTCCTGTGCAGCACCATTACGCCCATGCACTGGCTTGTATGGTGGACAATCAGATTGTTGCGCCAGTCTTGGGAATTGCTTGGGATGGGACAGGCTATGGAACCGATGGCACGATCTGGGGTGGCGAGTTTCTAAAAATTACCGATTCAGAATTTGCAAGAATTGCCCATTTACAACCGTTTCCCTTACTAGGTGGAGACAAAGCGGCAAAAGAACCTCGTCGGGTAGCGTTGGGGATGCTCTGGGAAATATTTGGCGATCGCCTTTGGGATTTGCAATTACCAACCCTACAATCATTCACAAATGCTGAATTGAGAATTTTAAAAACTTTATTAACAAAACCGCAGCATCTCCCCAAAACTTCAAGTATTGGCAGATTGTTTGATGCGGTTGCCTCTTTGCTGGATATTTATCAAATCACCAGTTTTGAAGGGCAAGCAGCCATCGCCTTAGAGCAAATTTGTGATACGACGATTGATGACTTTTATGGGATGGATGTTAAGAATGACGGTGAAATTGACTGGACAAACCTGATGCAATCTATCTTAGAAGATATCCAAAATCAAACTGCGATCGCTACAATTACGACGAAATTCCATAATTCCTTAGTTGCAGTAATAGTAGCGATCGCTAAGCAAATTGAGATAGAAAAAGTCATGTTAACAGGAGGCTGTTTTCAAAATCGATATTTAACTGAAAGAGCGATCAAAAAGTTAACGCAAGCAGGATTTCAAGTTTATTATCATCAAAATATTCCACCCAATGATGGAGGAATTGCCGCAGGACAAATTATGGCAGCATTACGAGAAATATATTATTAA
- a CDS encoding IS30 family transposase, with the protein MSFTHLSITERSELYKLRVIEQLSMTEIGRRMKRNKSTISRELSRNTDEREIGYLPDTAVALMQARRKQAKVRFQSISDKTIAEVKQRLEQHHSPEQLAGRMEREGLGKISYETIYLMIYANHQEMGIYQQYLRQKQKQRRRKSRNQKRGGIPNRVGIEKRPKIADLKTEIGHWESDTVIGCNHTGIVVTHVDKASKYLLAGLAKNKTMEEINRVTLKLFEPVKSTFQKTMTFDNGREFCGHEKLSERLQIDTFFANPYHSWERGLNEHTNGLIREFYPKSTNFKIVKEDNFQKMVSLINHRPRKSLDYRTPYEVFFASSDTVAFHP; encoded by the coding sequence ATGAGCTTTACTCATCTTAGCATCACAGAAAGAAGTGAACTGTATAAACTGCGAGTAATCGAGCAACTATCGATGACAGAGATTGGTCGTCGGATGAAGCGAAACAAAAGTACGATATCCAGAGAGCTATCGCGGAACACAGATGAGCGCGAGATCGGATATCTGCCAGATACGGCAGTTGCCCTGATGCAGGCAAGACGGAAACAAGCAAAGGTAAGATTCCAGAGCATCAGCGACAAGACGATTGCCGAAGTCAAGCAACGGTTAGAGCAACACCACAGTCCAGAGCAACTGGCAGGGAGGATGGAACGGGAGGGGCTAGGTAAAATCAGCTATGAGACGATTTATCTGATGATCTATGCAAACCATCAAGAGATGGGAATATATCAACAATATCTAAGGCAAAAGCAGAAGCAACGACGGCGCAAAAGTCGCAACCAGAAACGAGGCGGTATCCCTAATCGAGTGGGAATTGAGAAACGTCCGAAGATTGCGGATTTAAAGACAGAGATCGGGCATTGGGAAAGTGATACCGTAATTGGTTGCAACCACACAGGTATCGTAGTTACCCATGTTGATAAAGCATCAAAGTACTTACTTGCTGGACTAGCTAAGAATAAGACAATGGAAGAGATAAATAGAGTGACGCTCAAGCTATTTGAGCCTGTGAAGTCAACGTTCCAAAAGACAATGACCTTTGATAATGGCAGAGAATTCTGTGGACATGAGAAGCTATCTGAAAGGCTGCAAATAGACACTTTCTTTGCAAATCCCTATCATTCATGGGAGCGCGGATTGAATGAACACACGAATGGATTAATTAGAGAGTTCTATCCCAAAAGTACAAACTTCAAAATCGTGAAAGAAGATAACTTTCAGAAAATGGTGAGTTTGATCAACCACAGACCGAGAAAATCTCTTGACTATCGCACTCCTTACGAAGTATTCTTTGCTTCATCAGATACCGTTGCATTTCATCCTTGA
- a CDS encoding HypC/HybG/HupF family hydrogenase formation chaperone, producing MCLAVPGKILSIQGEDLMRVGKVSFSGVVKEVNLAYLPEAEIGDYAIIHAGVAISIVDPAEAAQTLLDLQQI from the coding sequence ATGTGTTTAGCAGTACCTGGAAAAATTCTCTCTATTCAAGGGGAAGACTTAATGAGAGTCGGGAAAGTTAGTTTTAGTGGGGTTGTGAAAGAGGTCAATCTTGCCTATTTACCAGAAGCAGAAATCGGTGACTATGCGATTATCCATGCAGGTGTGGCAATTTCCATTGTTGATCCCGCCGAAGCCGCACAAACATTACTCGATTTGCAACAAATTTAG
- the hypD gene encoding hydrogenase formation protein HypD produces the protein MKYIDEYRDRQLAHEYASAIAAITTRPWTLMEICGGQTHSIVKHGLDRLIPSEITLIHGPGCPVCVTPISLIDQAIAIASQSNVTLCSFGDMLRVPGSSSDLLSAKASGADVRMVYSPLDAVKIAQQLTQQNSDRQIVFFAVGFETTAPITALAIAQAHQLGLDNFSILCAHVLVPPAMEAILSNPDHTMQGFLAAGHVCTVMGYGEYEAIAQQYQVPIIVTGFEPIDILQGIYLCIKQLESGKAEVENQYARSVKKEGNQQAIAMMQEVFEATNRQWRGLAEIPKSGLKLKDKYAAFDAQKRFNYEDNALEICESPLCISGLILQGTSKPHQCPSFGKACTPEHPLGAPMVSSEGACAAYYQHAVI, from the coding sequence ATGAAATATATTGACGAATACCGCGATCGCCAGCTTGCCCATGAATATGCCTCAGCGATCGCCGCCATAACTACTCGTCCTTGGACATTGATGGAAATCTGCGGCGGACAAACCCACTCCATTGTTAAACATGGTCTTGATCGTCTGATTCCCTCAGAAATTACCCTCATTCACGGTCCCGGTTGCCCCGTCTGTGTTACTCCTATTTCTTTGATCGATCAAGCGATCGCGATCGCCTCACAATCCAATGTCACTTTATGCTCCTTTGGCGATATGTTGCGCGTTCCTGGAAGTAGCAGCGATTTATTAAGTGCAAAGGCTTCAGGGGCAGATGTACGGATGGTTTATTCACCCCTTGATGCGGTGAAAATAGCGCAACAACTGACACAACAAAATAGCGATCGCCAAATCGTATTTTTTGCGGTTGGCTTTGAAACTACTGCACCGATTACTGCCCTTGCGATCGCCCAAGCTCACCAATTAGGTTTAGATAATTTCTCGATTCTCTGCGCCCATGTCCTTGTGCCACCCGCAATGGAGGCAATTCTCAGCAATCCCGATCACACAATGCAGGGATTTTTGGCAGCAGGTCATGTTTGCACGGTGATGGGCTATGGCGAATATGAAGCGATCGCCCAGCAATATCAAGTTCCAATCATCGTTACAGGTTTTGAACCGATTGATATCTTGCAAGGGATTTATCTATGTATCAAGCAGTTAGAATCAGGTAAAGCGGAAGTCGAAAATCAGTATGCGCGATCGGTCAAAAAAGAAGGAAATCAACAGGCGATCGCCATGATGCAAGAAGTTTTTGAAGCGACGAATCGACAATGGCGAGGCTTAGCAGAGATTCCTAAAAGTGGACTTAAATTGAAGGATAAATATGCCGCTTTTGATGCCCAAAAACGCTTTAATTATGAGGATAATGCCCTAGAAATTTGTGAATCTCCGCTCTGCATTAGTGGTTTAATTTTGCAAGGTACAAGCAAGCCCCATCAATGCCCTAGTTTCGGCAAAGCTTGTACCCCTGAGCATCCCCTCGGCGCACCAATGGTTTCTTCGGAAGGTGCTTGTGCCGCCTATTATCAACATGCAGTAATATAA
- a CDS encoding alpha/beta fold hydrolase, whose amino-acid sequence MLTRRTLHLPNLDLSYLVGGNGSETVLLIHGMADSAMVWTSLVKHLENVGGNRYRIIAPDLRGHGESSKDITDYSFASIIADLEALMSHLGITNAHVLAHSWSAKTVAIWATQKSDRFRSLILVDPFFMGRFPSWIRMTFPLMYRVLPFLKVVETFPNYETVEKIARSLKQYQGWSDFQQTVFQASIEAKPDGTWQSKFPRQARDFIFEEIMDVEGLTQSIDIPTLFVQPKQGLNRQAWQLRPYQKYFPNLQICEVLGNHWAFLVEPEAFNQAIADFLQSITTHNYQA is encoded by the coding sequence ATGCTCACTAGACGTACTCTCCATTTACCAAATCTTGACCTGTCCTACCTAGTGGGCGGTAATGGCTCAGAGACTGTATTGCTAATACATGGCATGGCAGATTCAGCGATGGTATGGACGAGTTTAGTCAAGCATCTAGAAAATGTGGGTGGCAATCGCTATCGGATCATTGCTCCTGATCTGCGGGGACATGGTGAGAGCAGCAAAGACATTACCGACTATTCCTTTGCGAGTATCATTGCAGATTTAGAAGCCTTAATGTCGCATCTAGGCATCACTAACGCCCATGTGCTTGCCCATTCATGGAGTGCCAAAACTGTTGCAATTTGGGCTACTCAAAAAAGCGATCGCTTTCGCAGTCTGATTTTGGTCGATCCCTTTTTTATGGGCAGATTTCCGAGTTGGATTAGAATGACCTTCCCATTGATGTACCGTGTCTTACCATTTCTCAAGGTAGTTGAAACCTTCCCAAATTATGAAACCGTAGAAAAGATTGCGCGGAGCCTCAAGCAATATCAAGGATGGTCAGATTTCCAACAAACAGTTTTCCAAGCCAGCATCGAAGCAAAACCCGATGGTACATGGCAGAGCAAATTTCCTCGTCAGGCTCGCGATTTCATCTTTGAGGAGATCATGGATGTTGAAGGCTTAACTCAGTCCATTGATATTCCCACTTTATTTGTGCAACCCAAGCAAGGACTGAATCGGCAAGCATGGCAGTTACGCCCCTATCAGAAGTATTTTCCCAATTTGCAAATTTGTGAAGTCTTAGGTAATCATTGGGCTTTTTTAGTAGAACCTGAAGCTTTTAATCAGGCGATCGCTGATTTTTTACAAAGCATTACAACGCACAATTACCAAGCTTAA